A single window of Treponema primitia ZAS-1 DNA harbors:
- a CDS encoding DUF1302 family protein — translation MKRFLFSLLVLSLVLLPGKWYLRSDDDFGFGGDTGSGSDTFSNDGDGFGFGGGVSSAPSPQASALSSVKIGGEVSAALLGFTDDFETADKIKQGQLGDVFSGALNFSVSGSAADAVINLNLTPSASPLTIDEAYVRAYFGPVNIEGGIRKLSWGRADSFGPLDVVNPLDYTDLTKISDPMSLKIGLPLAHVSWGIGNFSKLEGVFIPGFQGHRFAMEGRWVPSQITDLQEQGIDLENHYQTDTASLQYAQAGLRFTTTVGSSDFGVQYYYGRLPRPALDIKLDRYFINHDPNDVLSIDYNDYHQIGIDFARVIADFNVRAEAAANITGDLDGDRGDVYNPSVAWSLGFDRDIGGVNVNLQVTENILLFQDKIGKDPMVIDTEDGKDVTATRLTLILSKKLFRDKLEIKAVGLWDMEDKACLIMPTIAWTQNDVSIALSGGIFGGIFGFSDDGELGQYRDNHFVKAVLTYSF, via the coding sequence GGGAAGTGGTACCTCCGCTCTGACGACGATTTTGGTTTTGGCGGTGATACCGGTTCCGGCAGCGATACTTTTTCCAATGACGGTGATGGCTTTGGCTTTGGCGGCGGGGTATCCTCCGCGCCTTCTCCCCAGGCATCTGCCCTTTCCAGTGTAAAGATAGGAGGTGAAGTATCGGCGGCACTCCTGGGCTTTACCGATGATTTTGAAACGGCGGATAAAATAAAGCAGGGCCAATTAGGGGATGTTTTTTCCGGGGCCCTTAATTTTTCTGTCTCCGGTTCCGCCGCCGATGCGGTGATCAACCTGAACCTGACCCCGTCCGCTTCCCCGTTGACCATAGACGAAGCCTATGTGCGGGCCTACTTCGGTCCGGTGAACATTGAGGGCGGTATCAGGAAGCTTAGCTGGGGTAGAGCCGACAGCTTCGGCCCCCTGGACGTGGTTAATCCCCTGGATTATACGGACCTTACCAAAATATCCGACCCCATGAGCCTAAAAATTGGGCTGCCCCTGGCACATGTTTCATGGGGTATCGGTAATTTCTCCAAACTGGAAGGGGTGTTTATCCCCGGTTTCCAAGGCCACCGCTTTGCCATGGAAGGACGTTGGGTTCCGTCGCAGATTACCGATTTGCAAGAACAGGGTATTGATCTAGAAAATCACTATCAGACAGACACCGCCTCTTTGCAGTACGCCCAAGCTGGTCTCCGGTTTACTACCACCGTAGGTTCATCGGATTTTGGGGTGCAGTATTACTACGGTAGACTTCCACGTCCCGCTCTGGATATAAAGCTTGACAGATATTTCATCAACCATGATCCCAATGATGTTTTATCCATTGACTATAACGATTACCATCAAATCGGCATTGATTTTGCCCGGGTTATCGCGGATTTTAATGTCCGGGCTGAGGCGGCGGCCAATATTACCGGGGACCTTGATGGAGACCGGGGGGATGTTTACAATCCTTCCGTTGCATGGTCCCTGGGCTTTGACCGGGATATCGGGGGGGTCAATGTGAACCTGCAAGTTACCGAGAATATACTCCTCTTCCAGGATAAAATAGGGAAGGACCCAATGGTCATTGATACTGAGGATGGAAAGGATGTGACCGCCACCAGGCTTACCCTGATCCTTTCCAAAAAGCTTTTTCGGGATAAACTTGAAATCAAGGCCGTAGGACTTTGGGACATGGAGGATAAGGCTTGTCTTATTATGCCAACCATAGCCTGGACCCAAAACGATGTGTCCATTGCATTAAGCGGCGGCATTTTTGGCGGTATCTTCGGCTTCTCTGATGATGGTGAACTGGGTCAGTACCGCGATAACCATTTTGTTAAAGCGGTACTGACGTACAGTTTCTAA
- a CDS encoding DUF362 domain-containing protein produces the protein MGTSKVYFADMRCKVGDSLLNKLDRLIRKAGIEQIDFNQKYVAIKIHFGEPGNLAFLRPNFAKVVADRIKALGGKPFLTDCNTLYVGRRNNALVHMDAAFENGYSPLSTGVQNIIADGLKGTDDVEVPIPGGIYCKTAKIGRAIMDADIVVSLNHFKGHEGAGFGGALKNIGMGSGSRAGKMLMHNDGKPEVDQNACTGCKTCTKYCNQNAITFDSNKKAKIDHNLCVGCGRCIGVCNFHAISNESGTSNDTLNSKIAEFTQAVLHGRPNFHVSVVNQVSPYCDCHGESDAAVVPDIGIFASFDPVALDHACIDAVNAAPAIPTSILSEREHTHKDSNKNEDHFTNIHPTTDWRVQIAHAEKIGLGSGTYELITVK, from the coding sequence ATGGGAACATCAAAGGTGTACTTTGCCGATATGCGTTGTAAAGTCGGAGACAGTTTGCTGAACAAATTGGATCGGTTGATCCGGAAGGCCGGTATTGAGCAAATTGATTTTAATCAGAAGTATGTGGCTATTAAGATCCACTTTGGAGAACCGGGAAATTTGGCCTTCCTCAGGCCCAACTTTGCCAAGGTGGTGGCGGACAGAATTAAAGCCCTGGGGGGCAAGCCGTTCCTGACAGACTGCAATACCCTCTATGTGGGACGGCGCAACAATGCCCTGGTCCACATGGACGCAGCCTTTGAGAACGGCTATTCTCCCCTGTCCACGGGGGTACAGAACATCATTGCCGACGGGCTCAAGGGTACCGATGATGTGGAAGTTCCGATCCCCGGAGGAATCTACTGTAAGACCGCCAAGATAGGCCGGGCAATTATGGATGCGGATATTGTTGTCTCCCTGAATCACTTTAAGGGGCACGAAGGCGCTGGTTTCGGCGGGGCTCTTAAGAATATCGGTATGGGAAGCGGGAGCCGGGCGGGCAAGATGCTCATGCACAACGATGGCAAGCCCGAGGTTGACCAGAATGCGTGTACCGGCTGTAAGACCTGTACTAAATACTGTAACCAGAACGCCATTACCTTTGACAGCAACAAAAAAGCCAAGATCGATCATAATCTTTGCGTTGGCTGCGGACGCTGTATCGGGGTCTGTAACTTCCATGCCATTTCAAACGAAAGCGGTACCAGTAATGATACCCTCAACAGCAAAATCGCCGAATTCACCCAGGCGGTACTGCATGGGCGGCCCAATTTCCACGTCAGTGTGGTAAACCAGGTGTCACCCTACTGCGACTGCCACGGGGAAAGCGATGCTGCGGTTGTTCCGGATATCGGGATCTTTGCCAGCTTTGACCCCGTTGCCCTGGACCATGCCTGTATTGATGCGGTCAATGCCGCCCCGGCGATTCCCACCAGTATTCTTTCTGAGCGGGAACACACGCACAAGGACAGCAACAAAAACGAAGATCACTTTACGAACATCCATCCTACCACGGACTGGCGGGTCCAGATTGCCCATGCGGAGAAAATCGGCCTGGGCAGCGGGACTTACGAGCTGATCACCGTAAAATAA
- a CDS encoding alpha/beta hydrolase — MILRGNVYSEVLHLYTGISVLAPDQYQEEGAYRVCYLLHGLHNDQNSWIDSTLLQIFAREYNVLFVLPAVGRSFYADMKHGYNYFTYVSEELPKISKKVFNISAKREDTAVIGCSMGGYGALKCALTKPEQYGFCGAISPACLFIDEHLNGLRKNTDYWLKTGGPEAEAILRDFQTAFGEELAYTDGDEIIKLAEKLASNSVRPKIYAACGAEDNLRKENLRFKEQIEKLNLDYTYEEWEGAHDWQFFNDALKKSLQVWHT; from the coding sequence ATGATACTACGCGGAAATGTTTATTCGGAAGTTTTACACCTCTATACGGGGATAAGTGTTTTAGCCCCCGACCAGTACCAGGAAGAAGGCGCCTATAGGGTATGTTATCTCCTCCACGGTCTTCACAATGATCAGAATTCCTGGATTGATAGTACCTTATTGCAGATTTTTGCCAGGGAATACAATGTACTATTCGTCTTGCCCGCAGTGGGAAGAAGCTTCTACGCGGATATGAAGCATGGGTATAATTACTTTACCTATGTCAGCGAGGAACTTCCCAAAATAAGCAAAAAGGTGTTTAACATATCTGCCAAGCGGGAGGATACCGCAGTAATCGGCTGTTCCATGGGGGGCTACGGCGCCCTGAAATGCGCTCTTACCAAGCCTGAACAGTACGGATTCTGCGGGGCCATCTCCCCGGCCTGTTTGTTTATCGATGAACACCTTAATGGGCTGCGGAAAAATACCGACTACTGGTTAAAAACCGGAGGCCCGGAAGCGGAGGCCATACTCCGGGATTTCCAAACCGCCTTTGGGGAGGAGCTGGCCTATACCGATGGTGACGAAATTATCAAGCTTGCAGAAAAGCTTGCGTCCAACTCCGTCAGGCCTAAGATATACGCAGCATGCGGCGCTGAGGATAATCTCCGGAAAGAGAACTTACGCTTTAAGGAGCAGATAGAAAAATTGAATTTAGATTATACCTATGAAGAGTGGGAAGGAGCCCACGACTGGCAGTTCTTTAACGACGCCTTAAAAAAATCACTCCAAGTATGGCATACATGA
- a CDS encoding glutamine--tRNA ligase/YqeY domain fusion protein yields MAEESADFISDFIKEDLQNGRFDYVHTRFPPEPNGWLHIGHCKAFYIDFSMAERFKGKCNLRFDDTNPEKEDISYVEAIKRDVSWMGYDWEDREYYASDYYEYLYDLAVTIVKKGHAYVDDLTDEEMSEYRGTAVEDKNNITNTPPGRNSPYRDRSVEENLELLARMRAGEFPDGARTLRAKIDMAHPNLLLRDPVMYRIRRETHYRTGNKWCIYPMYDFQHPLSDAKEGITHSLCSLEYEIHRPLYEWFISEAEVFPSRQIEFARLNMTHTVLSKRWLLKLVQDNHVSGWDDPRMPTIAGLRRRGYTPEAIRSFVSQIGIAKTDSMVDIAFLEYCLREDLNKRSPRVMAVLKPLKLIIENWDTGAEELEAVNNPEDPEAGTRKLCFTRELWIEQDDFAEVPPPKYFRLFPGNSVRLRYGYIVTCTGFDKDAAGNITAVRCTYDPETKGGNAPDNRKVKGTIHWLSAADAIPIEVRIYDHLFAVERPMETAPGKTFLDNLNPNSLELVSHAYGEKSLAKAVPGDRFQFERLGYFARDPDVSKGGAPVFNKTVGLRDTWAKIGRKTAQ; encoded by the coding sequence ATGGCGGAAGAGTCTGCGGACTTCATCAGCGATTTCATTAAAGAAGACCTGCAAAACGGCCGGTTTGACTATGTCCATACTCGATTTCCCCCGGAACCCAACGGCTGGCTCCATATTGGTCACTGTAAGGCCTTCTATATCGACTTTTCCATGGCAGAACGGTTCAAAGGGAAATGCAACCTCCGTTTTGACGATACCAATCCGGAAAAAGAGGATATCTCATATGTGGAGGCCATCAAGCGGGATGTTTCCTGGATGGGCTACGACTGGGAAGACCGGGAGTACTACGCGTCAGACTACTACGAATACCTCTACGATCTGGCGGTGACTATCGTCAAGAAGGGCCACGCCTATGTGGACGACCTTACCGACGAGGAGATGAGCGAATACCGGGGTACGGCGGTGGAGGATAAAAACAATATCACCAATACCCCCCCGGGCCGGAACAGCCCCTATCGGGATCGTTCGGTGGAGGAAAACCTCGAGCTCCTTGCCCGGATGCGGGCGGGGGAATTCCCCGATGGGGCCCGGACTCTGCGTGCAAAGATCGACATGGCCCACCCCAACCTGCTCCTGCGGGACCCGGTGATGTACCGGATACGCCGGGAAACCCATTACCGTACCGGGAACAAGTGGTGCATCTACCCCATGTACGATTTCCAGCACCCCCTTTCGGACGCCAAGGAAGGGATTACCCATTCTTTGTGCTCCCTGGAATACGAAATCCACCGGCCCCTCTACGAATGGTTTATCAGTGAAGCGGAGGTGTTCCCCAGCCGCCAGATCGAATTTGCCCGGCTCAATATGACCCATACGGTGCTGTCCAAACGCTGGCTCCTCAAGCTGGTCCAGGATAACCATGTTTCCGGCTGGGACGATCCCCGGATGCCCACCATCGCGGGACTACGCCGGCGGGGCTATACTCCGGAGGCTATACGGAGCTTTGTCTCCCAAATCGGGATTGCCAAGACCGATAGCATGGTAGATATTGCCTTTTTGGAATATTGTCTTAGGGAGGATCTAAACAAGCGATCCCCCCGGGTGATGGCGGTACTCAAACCGCTCAAGCTTATTATCGAAAACTGGGACACCGGGGCCGAAGAGCTTGAGGCGGTGAACAACCCCGAGGATCCCGAAGCGGGGACCCGGAAATTGTGCTTTACCCGGGAGCTCTGGATAGAACAGGACGATTTTGCGGAGGTTCCGCCTCCCAAGTATTTCCGGCTCTTTCCGGGTAATTCGGTACGGCTGCGCTACGGGTATATCGTTACCTGTACGGGCTTTGATAAGGATGCTGCGGGGAATATCACCGCGGTGCGCTGCACCTACGACCCGGAAACCAAGGGAGGCAATGCCCCGGACAACCGCAAGGTTAAGGGGACCATCCACTGGCTTTCTGCGGCGGACGCCATTCCCATTGAGGTACGGATCTATGACCACCTTTTTGCTGTGGAGCGGCCCATGGAAACGGCGCCGGGAAAGACCTTCCTGGATAACCTCAACCCCAATTCCCTGGAACTTGTTTCCCATGCCTATGGCGAAAAAAGCCTGGCAAAGGCGGTTCCCGGGGACCGGTTCCAGTTTGAAAGGCTGGGATATTTTGCGAGGGACCCTGATGTATCCAAAGGCGGAGCGCCGGTTTTCAACAAAACGGTGGGGCTCCGGGATACTTGGGCAAAAATCGGGCGAAAAACAGCCCAATAG